TTGCAGGCCTTCCCATTCGACAAGATCAAGATCGACCAGTCCTTCATTTCCAACCTGGAGCATAATCATCAGTCCGCGGCCATCGTGCGCGCCGTGGTGAGCCTTGCGCACGGCCTCGGTCTCCCGGTCATCGCGGAAGGCGTCGAAAGCTCCGCTCAGCTGGAATTCCTGACGCGCGAAACGGTCGACGAAGTCCAGGGTTACCTGCTGGGCCGCCCCTATCCCATCAAGCATTATGCCGGACTGATCGGCCATCAGCCCGATGCGGAAAAAATGGCGGGCCGCACCGGCTGAGGCACAGCGCCCGGCCGTTGAATATCCTCGATAATTCCAGCGAGGCGCGGGGCGCGCGTATCCCTTCGGTCACAGGCCCGGCGAAGCTTGCGCGCGCCGCCGGAAAAATGCCCGGTTCCGGGGTGACAAGACGGCCGATAATGGCGACAATTGGTGTAAGTTGTGTCGAGCGAATCTTCTCTTGAAAATGGTGCGTTGGGAAAATCGTCCGTGATGCCGTCACGTACATCCGTGCTGCTGATCACAGCAGCCGCTGCCTGCGTCGTACTGGCGCCGTCGCACGCGCACGCGCAGTGGTGGAGCCGTGCGCCGGCCGATTTCGAGGACTGCGCCGACAGGGCCGAGAAGGCGCCGAGCAAGGAAGAGAAGGCCGCCAAGCTCGCCGAGTGCCATTCCAAATTCGCCGGCCGGCGCAAACCCGGCGGCGGCTACAGCTATTTCGATTTCATGCAGAACCGGCACTTCGACATCGCAGGACCCAACCCGACGCCGGAAGAACAGAAGAAGATCGACGAGCAGTATATCGTCTATCTCGATCAGGAGCGGCGCAGCACCATCGCCGCCGCCTTCACCGCCAAGCAGCAGCAACAGTTGCAGCAGGCCTCGCTGAGGACCGAAACCGCAAAGGTTCCGGTGCCGCGCCAGAGTCCCGCCAAGCAACAGGCCACGGCCGCTGAGGCAAAGTCCGGTGAGCTGAGGTCTGGCGAGCTGAGGTCACGGACGAGAGCCACCAATTGCGCGAAAGGCTCGTTCTCCTGCGAGTGGCCGCGGCTCTCCGGGGGCCTCAACGATATCAAGAAGCTGTTCAGCTCGTCGCCGAACAAGGCCAAGCGCAGCTGATTTGAGGGTATCGTCATTCCGGGGCGCGCGAAGCGCGAACCCGGAATCTCGAGATTCCCCGATGTGCAATTGCACATCTGAGGTCTGCGCCTGGCGGCGCATCCCGGAATGACGCCGTTGGCGTCAATCCGTAATCACCATCGCCCAGAATTTCCGGTACGGCGATTTCGGGTTGGCGACCGAGGCGACGCCGACGCGGCGCGCGCCGGGCATCAGCAGGTTCTCGCGATGGCCACGCGAAGCCTTCCACTCCTTCAGCATTTCGGAAAACGCCAAAAATCCGGCGCCGATATTTTCCGCGGCCCGCGATTTGCGCAAGGGAGCCACGCGCGAAGAAAACTGGCCGCCGACACTGTGGGTAATGGTGCCGCTCGCGGCCATCGCCTGCGCCTGCTTCAGGGCGACTGCAGCCAGCCGGCCGTCCGCCTTGACCACGGACAATCCGTTGGCCCGACGGTAGGCGCTGATCTCGCTGGCATAGTCGCCCGCGGCCGCCGTAGCGGCGAAGCCCAGGCTGAAGCCGAGCACGAGCAGCAGCCTCATTCGCAAACGCACCGGCATGCCGTCAATGCGCGTGGATCCGCTTCGCCCGGCGCG
The genomic region above belongs to Bradyrhizobium sediminis and contains:
- a CDS encoding CAP domain-containing protein; translated protein: MRLLLVLGFSLGFAATAAAGDYASEISAYRRANGLSVVKADGRLAAVALKQAQAMAASGTITHSVGGQFSSRVAPLRKSRAAENIGAGFLAFSEMLKEWKASRGHRENLLMPGARRVGVASVANPKSPYRKFWAMVITD